The Halomicronema hongdechloris C2206 genome includes a window with the following:
- a CDS encoding Eco57I restriction-modification methylase domain-containing protein: protein MQEFLNRSDDHLWAFVSNGRRLRILRDNASLTRQAYVEFDLEAMMAGEVYADFVLLWLLCHQSRVEAEKPEQCWLEVWSKTANDQGKRALEALRDGVETAIASLGQGFLTHSANRTLRQKLQSGELATQDYYRQLLRLVYRLLFLFVAEDRELLLDPNATPAAKDRYTLYYSTARLRTLAEKRRGTRHSDLFHGLRLVMEKLGSEHGCPELALPALGSFLWSSDAVADLLGNSPHPLTPSPNLGEGGQDSQTPLSQNGRGAGGEGEFCQIANTDLLDAIRALAFILDKHGRRPVDYKNLQSEELGSVYESLLELHPELNISTGTFSLKTASGNERKTTGSYYTPESLVQCLLDSALDPVVDEAISSAVAADDLDAETALLNLKICDPACGSGHFLIAAAHRLAKRLAFVRTGDEEPAPEATQTALRDVIGRCIYGVDVNPMAVELCKVALWMEALEPGKPLSFLDHHIQCGNSLLGATPALLRQGIPDDAFKPIEGDDKAYCSKYKKQNKEERKGQLSLLTPDLQPWERLGDLATSMAQVDDISDDDYAGVQRKRQQYEAMVQSTPYLFSRFWADAWCAAFVWLKRPPSGEEANRGIANGGVEGSQESLLATPYSSTRSTPPSGFPYPITEEVFRRIERNPHSVDKWMRDEVERLRDQYQFFHWHLAFPDVFQVRNGESGVESRESEDEESLEPGWDGGFDVVLGNPPWERIKIQEKEWFASRRPDISKARNAATRRRKIADLEQEDPELFHLFKAACRQAEGESLIVRDSGRYPLCGRGDINTYTIFTETMYLIIGSKSYLGCVVPSGIATDDSNKVFIQEIIKKGTLVSFFDFTNRGYLFNGTESTFSFSLLTISKSFDEEFHLAAQAWQVDHLKEKERVYVLSREDILRINPNTQNLPIFISAGDAKRIKSIYSKIPVLLNENPYDNPWSVSFLGMLHMTNDSSHFRTQGQLKAERFSIESNSFVSSGTTYLPLYESKFAQIFNHRGATFTGIPENQMYGTRAKTNKPTKGDLKNPLWNFMPRYWVPSKVVEEKIPDFWKHEWLVGFRNAISAVADARSVAFTIIPKIGVGNSMPLIFSQTKPLETCLLVANLNSFVLDYVAKQKASGGNLNFYIVKQLPIVPPQIYSQQQKDFISGNVLELTYTAWDLQPFAQDCGYEGPPFKWDEDRRFLLRCELDAAYFHLYGIQRDDVDYIMETFPIVKRKDEKAHGHYRTKDTILQIYDAMATAIASGQPYPTLLDPPPADPRVAHPPRESEIVSSEERSSE, encoded by the coding sequence GTGCAGGAGTTTTTGAACCGTTCGGATGATCACCTGTGGGCGTTTGTCTCCAATGGGCGACGGCTGCGGATTCTGCGAGACAATGCCAGCCTTACCCGCCAGGCTTATGTGGAGTTTGACCTGGAAGCCATGATGGCCGGGGAGGTCTATGCCGACTTTGTGTTGCTGTGGCTGCTGTGTCACCAGTCACGGGTAGAAGCGGAAAAGCCCGAACAGTGCTGGCTTGAGGTCTGGTCGAAGACGGCGAACGATCAGGGCAAGCGAGCTTTGGAGGCCCTGCGAGATGGGGTGGAGACTGCGATCGCATCCCTGGGTCAGGGCTTTTTGACCCACTCGGCTAACCGTACCTTGCGGCAAAAGCTCCAGTCTGGGGAGCTGGCAACCCAAGACTACTACCGCCAACTACTGCGGCTGGTCTACCGCCTGCTGTTTCTGTTCGTCGCCGAAGACCGGGAACTGCTGCTCGATCCCAACGCTACACCCGCCGCGAAGGATCGCTACACCCTCTACTACTCCACCGCTCGCTTGCGCACTCTGGCAGAAAAGCGTCGGGGCACCCGCCACAGCGACCTGTTTCACGGTCTGCGCCTGGTGATGGAAAAGCTGGGCAGTGAGCACGGCTGCCCTGAACTGGCGCTACCGGCTTTGGGCAGTTTCCTCTGGTCGAGCGATGCCGTAGCGGATTTGTTGGGGAATTCCCCTCATCCCCTAACCCCTTCTCCCAATTTGGGAGAAGGGGGACAAGACTCTCAAACTCCCCTCTCCCAGAACGGGAGAGGGGCTGGGGGTGAGGGCGAGTTTTGCCAAATCGCAAATACCGATCTCCTCGACGCTATCCGTGCCCTGGCTTTCATTCTGGATAAGCACGGTCGTCGTCCGGTGGACTACAAAAATCTGCAATCGGAGGAGTTGGGCAGTGTTTATGAGTCTCTGCTGGAGCTACACCCCGAACTGAATATCAGCACCGGCACCTTTTCCCTCAAGACCGCCAGCGGCAATGAACGTAAGACCACCGGCAGCTACTACACTCCTGAAAGTCTGGTGCAGTGCCTGCTCGATTCGGCATTAGATCCGGTCGTGGATGAGGCGATCTCTTCAGCAGTCGCAGCGGATGATCTGGATGCCGAAACCGCTCTGCTCAACCTCAAAATCTGCGACCCGGCCTGCGGGAGTGGCCATTTCTTAATTGCCGCCGCCCATCGGCTGGCAAAGCGGTTGGCGTTTGTGCGCACGGGCGATGAAGAACCTGCCCCAGAGGCCACCCAGACGGCGCTGCGGGATGTCATTGGCCGCTGCATTTATGGGGTGGATGTGAACCCGATGGCGGTGGAGCTGTGTAAGGTGGCCCTGTGGATGGAGGCGCTAGAGCCAGGGAAGCCGCTGTCGTTTTTGGATCACCATATTCAGTGTGGCAACAGTCTGCTGGGGGCAACTCCGGCATTGCTGCGTCAGGGCATTCCCGATGATGCGTTTAAGCCTATTGAGGGGGACGACAAAGCCTATTGCAGCAAGTACAAGAAGCAGAACAAAGAGGAGCGTAAGGGGCAATTGAGTCTGCTGACGCCAGACCTGCAACCGTGGGAGCGCCTGGGCGATCTGGCGACGAGCATGGCCCAGGTGGATGACATTTCGGATGATGACTATGCCGGGGTGCAGCGCAAGCGGCAGCAGTATGAGGCGATGGTGCAGTCTACGCCTTACCTATTCAGCCGGTTTTGGGCGGATGCCTGGTGTGCAGCCTTTGTCTGGCTCAAGCGCCCTCCTTCTGGTGAGGAAGCGAATAGAGGAATAGCGAATGGAGGAGTAGAAGGTTCTCAAGAATCACTACTCGCTACTCCCTACTCCTCTACTCGCTCTACACCCCCTTCTGGTTTTCCCTACCCCATCACCGAAGAAGTGTTCCGGCGAATTGAGCGGAATCCCCATAGTGTGGATAAGTGGATGCGGGATGAGGTGGAGCGACTGAGGGATCAGTACCAGTTTTTCCATTGGCACTTGGCGTTTCCGGATGTATTTCAGGTAAGGAATGGGGAGTCGGGAGTCGAGAGTCGGGAATCGGAGGATGAGGAAAGCCTTGAACCTGGTTGGGATGGGGGATTTGATGTGGTGCTGGGGAATCCACCCTGGGAACGCATCAAGATTCAGGAAAAAGAATGGTTTGCATCTCGAAGACCAGATATATCAAAAGCTAGAAACGCCGCGACTCGGCGTAGGAAGATTGCTGATTTAGAGCAAGAAGATCCTGAATTATTTCATCTATTCAAAGCTGCTTGTCGGCAAGCAGAAGGAGAAAGTTTAATAGTCCGCGACTCAGGGCGATACCCCCTATGTGGACGTGGAGATATTAACACTTATACCATCTTCACCGAAACGATGTATCTCATTATTGGAAGTAAAAGCTATTTAGGATGTGTCGTTCCTTCTGGAATAGCCACCGACGATTCAAACAAAGTCTTTATTCAAGAAATAATCAAAAAAGGTACATTGGTTAGCTTCTTCGATTTTACTAATAGAGGCTACCTTTTTAATGGTACAGAGAGCACATTTTCATTTTCTCTGCTGACAATATCAAAGTCCTTTGATGAAGAATTTCATTTGGCTGCTCAGGCTTGGCAGGTTGATCATTTAAAGGAAAAAGAAAGAGTATATGTTCTAAGTCGAGAAGATATTCTGCGGATAAACCCAAACACCCAAAATCTTCCTATCTTTATTTCTGCCGGAGATGCAAAAAGGATTAAATCTATATATTCCAAGATTCCAGTTTTACTAAATGAGAATCCATATGATAATCCTTGGAGCGTTTCTTTTCTTGGAATGCTGCATATGACAAATGATTCCAGCCACTTCCGAACGCAAGGCCAGTTAAAAGCGGAAAGATTTAGTATTGAGAGCAATTCATTCGTTAGTTCTGGAACAACATATTTACCTTTATACGAATCCAAATTTGCGCAAATTTTTAATCATCGTGGAGCCACATTCACAGGAATTCCAGAGAATCAGATGTATGGAACACGAGCAAAAACGAACAAACCAACTAAAGGAGACTTGAAGAATCCATTATGGAACTTTATGCCTCGCTATTGGGTTCCATCAAAGGTTGTTGAAGAAAAAATTCCTGATTTTTGGAAGCATGAATGGTTAGTTGGTTTTCGCAATGCTATTAGTGCTGTTGCGGATGCTAGAAGCGTCGCCTTCACGATTATTCCAAAGATTGGCGTTGGAAACTCAATGCCTCTGATCTTTTCTCAAACAAAGCCTCTCGAAACATGTCTTCTAGTCGCAAATCTCAACTCTTTTGTTCTTGATTATGTTGCCAAGCAAAAAGCAAGTGGGGGGAACCTAAACTTTTATATTGTCAAACAGTTACCTATCGTCCCACCACAAATTTACAGTCAGCAACAGAAGGATTTTATTTCAGGGAATGTTTTAGAACTCACATACACTGCTTGGGACCTTCAACCCTTTGCCCAAGATTGCGGCTACGAAGGCCCACCCTTCAAATGGGACGAAGACCGCCGCTTTCTACTCCGCTGCGAACTCGACGCCGCCTACTTCCACCTCTACGGCATCCAGCGCGACGACGTTGACTACATCATGGAAACCTTCCCCATAGTCAAACGCAAAGACGAAAAAGCCCACGGCCACTACCGCACCAAAGACACCATCCTTCAAATCTACGACGCCATGGCTACTGCCATAGCCAGCGGCCAACCCTACCCAACCCTCCTCGACCCACCCCCCGCCGACCCTCGCGTAGCGCATCCGCCGAGGGAGTCAGAAATCGTGAGTAGCGAAGAGAGGAGTAGTGAGTAG
- a CDS encoding Eco57I restriction-modification methylase domain-containing protein, protein MRHSRNIFTTVRSEGAILPSDLLQRIVSGDKDLDGLDAKSFHLLEGDRINEAINRSWSRLRGAWVNFQHALTQLSLDDAATRLTREKFLLPLFQELGYGRLPPAPEIEVGGKRYTISHGWHHTPIHLVGYRVDLDKRSAGIAGAAKSSPHSLVQELLNRSNQHLWAFLANGHRLRILRDNASLTRQAYVEFDLEAMMAGEVYADFVLLWLLCHQSRVESESPSRCWLEKWSQVADSQGTRALEQLRKGVEVAISTLGQGFLSHPANQELRRLLQTGVLSAQEYNHQLRRLVYRLLFLFVVEDRDVLLDPAASSEAKERYQRYYSVNRLRSLADRHRGTRHHDLYQGLQVVMQHLGHEGCPALGLPALGSFLWSNEATPALDDCQLANSALLETIRALAFICDRNGRRPVDYKNLQSRELGSIYESLLELHPQLNIDAGTFKLKTAEGNSRKTTGCYYTPESLVQTLLQTTLDPVLDKAARQPDPEAAILNLKICDTACGSGHFLTAAAQRMAKRLATLRTGEEEPGLDAVRTALRQVISRCIYGVDVNRMAVELCKVALWMEAMEPGKPLPFLEHHIQWGNSLIGATPALMASGIPDDAFKPIRGDDKALCRDLKRQNKREREQAQLTLVDPSTRPWGWLEDVAAYAPEHQPWQQLEELAAQMAELDGIPDESIAQVQLKQRKYQELLASIEYRFSRFRADSWCAAFVWRKTPELDYALTEEVFRKIKQNPYNAADWLWGEVESLQAQYHFFHWHVAFAHIFRVPKQAEAVENEQAGWSGGFDVELGNTPWERIKVQEREWFAAHRPDISNAVNATERKRKIQALKTEDPYLYLQFIERCRQSDGESHFIHHSGKYPLCGRGDINTFAIFAEINRLLLQPNGRLGCIVPSSMATADTTKYFFQDLMASKALVSYYDFENRAKIFFPAVDSRMRFALMTLSGSQQPMEQADFVFFAHRIEDLAQSDRHIHLTLDDINLLNPGTKTCLTFRSQREFAITRQVYQTIPVLGQSDHQGDRWQLRITQGLFSQTADIGLLKPATSVDPDQTDLIRCYEARMISSFNHREGSAGITDKNMFRTGVSIAISDEARTDPYFLAQSRYWASPQDTAQRIPKGYPYQWLMGFKDVTSATNTRTMIACVLPKTAVLCSIRVVFLDDYNPPSPPTPLPLGEGSQSTSSSLSPQERARVRATEATEPKNSSHSEISTLLSLLANWNSFCFDFFCRQSTPGNHLSDYIVRQLPTLPPSTYQQPCPWDTTLTVEDWILPRVLELTYTAWDLQGFAKDCGYEAAPFPWNPDRRSWLQAELDAAFFHLYSIQREDVDFMLESFPIVKRKDRQKFGSFQTKDRILRIYDQLAAAMKSGVAYHSNLGLPPNLLSSLPSGEG, encoded by the coding sequence ATGCGCCATTCCAGGAACATCTTCACCACTGTCCGTTCAGAAGGAGCCATTCTCCCCAGTGACCTGCTCCAGCGGATTGTGAGTGGAGATAAAGACCTGGATGGGCTGGATGCCAAATCATTCCACCTGCTGGAAGGCGATCGCATCAACGAAGCCATCAACCGCTCCTGGAGTAGACTGCGTGGTGCCTGGGTCAACTTCCAACATGCCCTGACCCAACTCTCCTTAGACGATGCCGCTACCCGCTTGACCCGTGAAAAATTTCTACTCCCGCTATTTCAAGAGCTAGGCTACGGTCGCCTGCCCCCCGCCCCAGAGATCGAAGTAGGTGGCAAACGCTATACCATCTCCCACGGCTGGCACCATACGCCTATTCATCTCGTAGGCTACCGAGTAGACCTGGATAAACGCTCCGCCGGGATTGCTGGTGCGGCTAAAAGTAGCCCCCATAGCCTGGTGCAAGAGCTACTTAATCGCTCCAACCAGCATCTCTGGGCCTTCCTTGCCAATGGCCATAGACTTCGCATCCTGCGTGACAACGCCAGCTTGACCCGGCAAGCCTACGTCGAGTTCGACCTGGAAGCCATGATGGCCGGTGAAGTCTACGCTGATTTCGTGCTGCTCTGGCTGCTGTGTCATCAATCGCGGGTAGAATCAGAGTCGCCTAGCAGGTGCTGGTTGGAAAAGTGGTCTCAGGTTGCGGACTCCCAAGGCACGCGGGCACTGGAGCAACTCCGCAAAGGGGTAGAAGTCGCCATCTCGACGCTAGGGCAGGGATTCCTATCCCACCCTGCGAATCAGGAGTTGCGTCGGCTGCTGCAAACTGGAGTACTGTCGGCTCAGGAATATAACCACCAGCTCAGGCGGCTGGTTTACCGTTTGCTATTTCTGTTTGTGGTTGAAGATCGGGATGTTTTGCTAGACCCCGCTGCTTCATCCGAAGCTAAGGAAAGATATCAGCGCTACTACTCCGTCAATCGTCTGCGCTCCCTAGCCGATCGCCATCGTGGGACCCGTCACCATGACCTTTACCAGGGGCTTCAGGTTGTCATGCAGCATTTGGGGCATGAGGGGTGCCCCGCATTAGGGCTTCCCGCTTTGGGCAGTTTCCTGTGGTCGAACGAGGCCACTCCTGCACTTGACGACTGCCAACTCGCCAACTCAGCCTTACTGGAAACGATTCGGGCGCTGGCGTTCATCTGCGATCGCAACGGCAGACGCCCCGTAGACTACAAAAACCTCCAATCCCGCGAGCTGGGAAGCATCTACGAATCCTTGCTGGAGCTGCATCCCCAACTCAACATTGATGCCGGAACTTTCAAGCTTAAGACCGCCGAGGGCAATAGCCGTAAGACCACCGGCTGCTACTACACCCCCGAAAGCCTGGTTCAGACCCTGCTCCAAACCACCCTGGATCCAGTTCTAGACAAGGCTGCTCGCCAGCCAGACCCAGAAGCCGCCATTCTCAACCTCAAAATTTGTGACACCGCCTGCGGTAGCGGCCACTTCCTAACCGCTGCGGCCCAGCGCATGGCCAAGCGATTAGCTACCCTTCGCACTGGAGAAGAAGAGCCAGGGCTGGATGCCGTCCGCACCGCCCTGCGCCAGGTCATCAGCCGCTGCATCTATGGGGTAGACGTGAACCGTATGGCGGTAGAGCTGTGTAAGGTGGCCCTGTGGATGGAGGCTATGGAACCGGGGAAACCGCTGCCCTTCCTGGAACACCATATTCAATGGGGCAATTCTCTGATTGGGGCCACCCCTGCTCTGATGGCCAGTGGCATTCCCGATGATGCCTTTAAGCCCATCCGAGGGGACGACAAAGCTCTCTGCCGCGACCTCAAACGTCAAAACAAACGGGAACGCGAGCAAGCCCAGCTCACTCTAGTCGATCCTTCCACACGCCCCTGGGGATGGCTGGAGGATGTGGCCGCCTATGCCCCAGAACATCAACCCTGGCAACAGCTTGAAGAACTAGCTGCTCAGATGGCCGAGCTGGATGGTATCCCCGATGAATCCATCGCCCAGGTACAGCTCAAGCAACGGAAATACCAAGAACTTCTCGCTTCCATCGAGTACCGCTTCAGCCGATTTCGAGCCGACAGCTGGTGTGCTGCCTTTGTTTGGCGCAAAACGCCAGAACTTGACTATGCGCTGACGGAAGAAGTGTTCCGCAAGATTAAGCAGAATCCCTACAATGCGGCTGATTGGCTCTGGGGAGAGGTAGAAAGCCTCCAAGCTCAGTACCATTTCTTCCATTGGCATGTTGCCTTTGCCCATATTTTTCGTGTTCCCAAACAAGCTGAAGCCGTTGAAAACGAACAAGCTGGATGGTCTGGCGGCTTTGATGTGGAGTTGGGCAATACTCCCTGGGAGCGTATCAAAGTCCAGGAGCGAGAATGGTTTGCTGCCCATCGCCCCGATATTTCCAATGCCGTGAATGCGACGGAACGAAAGCGGAAGATTCAGGCCCTCAAGACGGAAGATCCCTATCTCTACCTTCAGTTCATAGAGCGCTGCCGCCAGTCTGATGGGGAAAGCCACTTCATCCACCATTCAGGCAAGTATCCCCTCTGTGGTCGGGGCGACATCAATACCTTTGCTATTTTTGCCGAAATCAACCGCCTACTGCTGCAGCCTAACGGACGGCTCGGCTGCATTGTGCCCTCCAGTATGGCCACTGCCGATACCACCAAATATTTCTTCCAGGATCTGATGGCGTCGAAGGCTCTGGTCAGCTACTACGACTTTGAGAACCGGGCCAAAATCTTCTTCCCCGCCGTAGACTCCCGGATGCGGTTTGCCCTGATGACCCTCTCCGGTAGTCAGCAACCCATGGAGCAAGCCGACTTTGTGTTCTTCGCCCACCGCATCGAAGATTTGGCTCAGAGCGATCGCCACATCCATCTCACCCTCGACGACATTAACTTGCTCAACCCCGGCACCAAGACCTGTCTCACCTTCCGATCACAACGGGAATTTGCCATTACCAGGCAGGTCTACCAGACCATTCCCGTGCTGGGGCAGTCAGATCACCAGGGCGATCGCTGGCAGCTACGCATCACCCAGGGACTTTTCAGTCAGACAGCCGATATCGGCCTGCTCAAGCCTGCCACCTCCGTTGACCCCGATCAGACGGACCTCATCCGCTGCTACGAAGCCCGCATGATCAGCAGCTTCAACCATCGGGAAGGCTCAGCCGGTATTACCGACAAAAACATGTTTCGCACTGGCGTCAGCATCGCTATTTCCGATGAAGCGCGCACCGATCCCTACTTCCTGGCCCAGTCCCGTTATTGGGCCTCTCCCCAGGACACAGCTCAGCGAATCCCCAAGGGCTACCCCTACCAATGGCTGATGGGGTTTAAGGATGTCACCAGCGCCACCAACACCCGCACCATGATTGCCTGCGTTCTGCCGAAAACAGCGGTATTATGCAGCATTCGGGTGGTGTTTTTGGACGACTACAACCCTCCCTCACCCCCAACCCCTCTACCTCTGGGAGAGGGGAGCCAATCCACCTCCAGTTCCCTCTCCCCACAGGAGAGGGCTAGGGTGAGGGCGACAGAGGCAACTGAGCCAAAAAACTCTTCCCATTCAGAAATCAGCACCCTGCTCAGTCTGCTCGCTAACTGGAACAGCTTCTGCTTCGACTTCTTCTGCCGCCAGAGCACCCCCGGCAATCATCTGTCTGACTACATCGTTCGCCAACTACCGACCCTGCCTCCCTCTACCTATCAGCAGCCCTGTCCCTGGGATACCACCCTTACCGTAGAAGACTGGATTTTACCTCGGGTTCTGGAACTGACCTACACCGCCTGGGATTTACAGGGTTTCGCGAAAGACTGTGGCTACGAGGCCGCGCCCTTCCCCTGGAATCCCGATCGCCGCTCATGGCTCCAGGCTGAACTCGATGCAGCGTTCTTCCACCTCTACAGCATCCAGCGAGAGGATGTGGACTTCATGCTGGAGAGTTTTCCTATTGTGAAGCGTAAAGACCGGCAAAAGTTCGGCAGCTTCCAGACCAAGGACCGCATCCTGCGAATCTATGATCAGCTAGCAGCAGCAATGAAGTCAGGGGTTGCCTACCATAGTAATCTTGGCCTACCGCCGAATCTCTTGTCCTCTCTCCCCTCGGGAGAGGGCTAG
- a CDS encoding type II toxin-antitoxin system VapC family toxin, which translates to MAQILVDTDILIDVANDDAIAVERLANESRASTLTVSTITVMELTVGCRNKTELQALNRFLAQFQVLTLTSQSSEIATQLLQEYFLSHGLLIADALIAATAIGNQIPLLSKNQSDFRFIQQLDLLGYP; encoded by the coding sequence ATGGCTCAAATTTTGGTCGATACAGACATTCTTATTGATGTTGCCAACGACGATGCGATCGCCGTAGAGCGCCTGGCCAACGAGAGTCGAGCCTCCACCCTGACCGTTTCTACCATCACGGTCATGGAGTTAACCGTCGGATGCCGCAACAAAACCGAACTGCAAGCCCTCAACCGCTTCCTGGCTCAATTTCAGGTGCTGACGCTCACTAGCCAGAGCAGCGAGATTGCCACCCAGCTACTGCAAGAATATTTCCTCAGCCATGGTCTTTTGATCGCTGATGCCCTGATTGCAGCAACCGCGATCGGCAATCAAATTCCGCTCCTCAGCAAAAACCAAAGCGACTTCCGCTTTATCCAGCAGCTCGATCTGCTTGGATACCCTTGA
- a CDS encoding DUF2281 domain-containing protein, with translation MPEFEQLRDDISTLPTTAQQLVVDFVAFLKQRYSSPEPTTHQPLNLENEPFVGMWSDRPEMADSTAWVRQIRQQHWRS, from the coding sequence ATGCCCGAATTTGAGCAACTGAGAGACGACATTTCTACCCTGCCTACCACCGCCCAACAGCTCGTGGTAGATTTCGTTGCCTTCTTGAAGCAGCGCTATTCTTCACCCGAGCCCACAACTCACCAACCTCTGAACCTCGAAAACGAACCCTTTGTCGGGATGTGGAGCGATCGGCCTGAAATGGCAGACAGTACCGCCTGGGTACGGCAAATTCGGCAACAGCACTGGCGCAGCTAG